One region of Blattabacterium cuenoti genomic DNA includes:
- a CDS encoding phosphoribosylformylglycinamidine synthase, producing the protein MNFRIYIQKKIPFDIDSIKLYQEFKNMDISLSRVIIYYVYDIHNIKKELFLESLYKVFVDPVTDILHKKIHFHNPYFYMKNFTGKYNDRENAAIQCIKIINPKLLSNNISIKTSLLVELIGMNEKDNLNKIKKYYNGFFFYKKNRKKKYIKTINNFVNFSIEKINKIKKKWNLSIDKNDLLFIQKYFVKEKRNPTKEELHILDAYWSDHCRHRTFFTTLINISFHGLLKNTYEDIFNKYLKDRKYVNKSNLPINLMDISNLPSIIFYKKGKLKNYVLSNEHNASAIMIDVDIVGSNKKEKWYLLFKNETHNHPTEINPFSGAFTCIGGAIRDPLSGRAFVYQGLRLSGVSNPIINTKIFHEKLPQNQICYESASGYSSYGNKVGLATTHVNEIYHKGFRAKKMEVGMVVGAVPINFIKQKEPKKGDVILLIGGLTRREGIGDATNSSKVENFNLKNVKEGIKGDPITERKIQRFFRKKEVTYLIKKCNDLGAGGIAVAIGELSDSLVLYLDKIPTTKNSYLEAIEIALSESQERIAVVLNSKDVKKFIRLANEENIISTPIAKITDNKRIIFYYKKKEILNIKSSFMNTRGYNKNQSIIVNSPTSISPFKKSKKFLFSEKTFLKFLSKLNIASQKSLVEMFDSTVGATTVLMPFGGKYQMTPSEGSVQKIPILQQSSTTNTVSIVSWGYHPDVSTWSPFHGGAYAIVECISKIVSMGGNYRNTYFSFQEYYQKLGNDPENWGKPFSALLGAYHAQMSLELVSIGGKDSMSGTYKNIHVPPTLIAFGVCTGSCLNIISPEFKKIGNKIYLYNHRSLKNEMPDFDSIKKAYDKVYEGICSGKIVSVKTIKDGGISIAIAKMSFGNRLGAIINCKEHLLETSIGSLIIESSSTILDNNFILIGEIISSKNMIINGISININKSIKNWLKTLSPIFSYNEKNNEKNNEKKIDIKVKNRKKNNIIWKCKYKKKGIPRVFIPIFPGTNSEFESIRAFKKEEAIVNTFVFKTLSNKDIIKSIFHIKKHIESVQIFMLCGGFSAGDEPDGAGKLIVSILHNPYIKDAIQNFLDKDGLILGICNGFQGLIKSGLLPYGKICLRNDESPTLTYNKIKKHISQCVHIKVISDKSPWLNGMKNKIYTLPISHGEGRFYANEKIINVLFKKNQIATQYVDLQGNPSLDRLYNPNGSIGAVEGLLSEDGKIYGRMAHPERYDYQLLKNIPNLHKDPIFKNAVQYFS; encoded by the coding sequence ATGAATTTTAGAATTTATATACAAAAAAAAATTCCTTTTGATATTGATTCTATAAAATTATATCAGGAATTTAAAAATATGGATATTTCATTATCTAGAGTAATTATTTATTATGTATATGATATCCATAACATAAAAAAAGAACTTTTCTTAGAAAGTTTATACAAAGTTTTTGTAGATCCTGTAACAGATATTTTACATAAAAAAATACATTTTCATAATCCATACTTTTATATGAAAAATTTTACAGGAAAATATAATGATAGAGAAAATGCTGCTATACAATGTATAAAAATTATAAATCCTAAATTATTATCTAATAATATCTCTATAAAAACTAGTTTATTAGTTGAATTGATTGGTATGAATGAAAAAGATAATCTTAATAAAATTAAAAAATATTATAATGGTTTCTTTTTTTATAAAAAAAATAGAAAAAAAAAATATATTAAAACTATAAATAATTTTGTTAATTTTTCTATTGAAAAAATAAATAAAATTAAAAAAAAATGGAATTTATCTATAGATAAAAATGATTTATTATTTATACAGAAATATTTTGTTAAAGAAAAAAGGAACCCAACAAAAGAAGAATTACATATTTTAGATGCTTATTGGTCAGATCATTGTCGTCATAGAACATTTTTTACTACATTAATAAATATATCTTTTCATGGATTATTAAAAAATACATATGAAGACATTTTTAATAAATATTTAAAAGATAGAAAATATGTAAATAAATCTAATTTACCTATTAATTTAATGGATATATCTAATCTTCCTTCTATAATTTTTTATAAAAAAGGAAAATTAAAAAATTATGTTTTATCTAATGAACATAATGCTTCTGCAATAATGATAGATGTAGATATAGTAGGGAGTAATAAAAAAGAAAAATGGTATTTATTATTTAAAAATGAAACACATAATCATCCTACAGAAATTAATCCTTTTAGTGGAGCTTTTACTTGTATAGGAGGAGCTATTAGAGATCCATTATCTGGAAGAGCATTTGTATATCAAGGACTTAGATTAAGTGGAGTATCTAACCCTATTATAAATACAAAAATTTTTCATGAAAAGTTACCACAAAATCAAATATGTTATGAATCAGCTTCTGGTTATAGTTCTTATGGAAACAAAGTTGGATTAGCTACTACTCATGTTAATGAAATTTATCATAAAGGATTTAGAGCTAAAAAAATGGAAGTAGGTATGGTTGTAGGAGCTGTTCCTATAAATTTTATAAAGCAAAAAGAACCCAAAAAAGGAGATGTTATTTTATTAATTGGAGGATTAACAAGAAGAGAAGGAATTGGAGATGCTACAAATTCTTCTAAAGTAGAAAATTTTAATTTAAAAAATGTAAAAGAAGGTATAAAAGGGGATCCTATAACAGAAAGAAAAATTCAAAGATTTTTTAGAAAAAAAGAAGTAACCTATTTAATAAAAAAATGTAATGATTTAGGAGCAGGAGGTATTGCAGTAGCTATAGGAGAACTAAGCGATAGTTTAGTTCTTTATTTAGATAAAATACCTACTACTAAAAATTCATATTTAGAAGCAATAGAAATTGCACTTTCTGAGTCTCAAGAACGTATAGCTGTAGTATTAAATTCAAAAGATGTAAAAAAATTTATTCGTTTAGCTAATGAAGAAAATATAATATCTACACCTATAGCTAAAATAACTGATAATAAACGGATCATATTTTATTATAAAAAAAAAGAAATATTGAATATAAAAAGTTCTTTCATGAATACTAGAGGATATAATAAAAATCAATCTATTATTGTTAATTCACCTACTTCAATTTCTCCTTTTAAAAAATCAAAAAAATTTTTATTTAGCGAAAAAACATTTTTAAAGTTTCTTTCTAAATTGAATATAGCTTCTCAAAAAAGTTTAGTAGAAATGTTTGATAGTACTGTAGGAGCTACTACAGTTTTAATGCCTTTTGGAGGAAAATATCAAATGACTCCATCTGAGGGAAGTGTACAAAAAATACCTATTTTACAACAGTCATCTACAACAAATACAGTTAGCATAGTTTCTTGGGGGTATCATCCTGATGTTTCTACTTGGAGTCCTTTTCACGGAGGGGCTTATGCTATAGTAGAATGTATTTCTAAAATTGTTTCTATGGGAGGAAATTATAGAAATACTTATTTTAGTTTCCAAGAATACTATCAAAAACTAGGAAATGATCCAGAAAACTGGGGAAAACCTTTTTCTGCTTTATTAGGAGCTTATCATGCTCAAATGTCTTTAGAATTAGTTTCTATTGGAGGTAAAGATTCAATGTCTGGAACATATAAAAATATACATGTCCCTCCTACTTTGATTGCTTTTGGAGTATGTACAGGTTCATGTTTAAATATAATTTCTCCTGAATTTAAAAAAATAGGAAATAAAATTTATTTATATAATCATCGTTCATTAAAAAACGAAATGCCAGATTTTGATTCTATAAAAAAAGCATATGATAAAGTTTATGAAGGTATTTGTTCAGGAAAAATTGTTTCTGTTAAAACTATAAAAGATGGAGGAATTTCTATTGCTATAGCCAAAATGTCATTTGGTAATCGTTTAGGAGCAATTATAAACTGTAAAGAACATTTACTTGAAACAAGTATAGGTTCCTTAATTATAGAATCTTCTTCTACAATTTTAGATAATAATTTTATTCTAATAGGAGAAATCATATCATCTAAAAATATGATTATTAATGGTATATCAATTAATATTAACAAATCTATAAAAAATTGGTTAAAAACTTTATCTCCTATTTTTTCTTATAATGAAAAAAATAATGAAAAAAATAATGAAAAAAAAATAGATATAAAAGTAAAAAATAGAAAAAAAAATAATATAATATGGAAATGTAAATATAAAAAAAAAGGAATACCAAGAGTATTTATTCCTATATTTCCTGGAACAAATAGTGAATTTGAATCTATTCGTGCATTTAAAAAAGAAGAAGCTATAGTAAATACTTTTGTATTCAAAACCTTATCTAATAAAGATATTATTAAATCTATTTTTCATATTAAAAAACATATAGAATCCGTTCAAATATTTATGCTTTGTGGAGGTTTTAGCGCTGGAGACGAACCAGATGGAGCAGGAAAACTTATTGTTTCTATATTACATAATCCGTATATTAAAGATGCAATTCAAAATTTTCTTGATAAAGATGGATTAATATTAGGTATTTGTAACGGTTTTCAAGGACTTATAAAATCTGGATTATTACCCTATGGAAAAATTTGTTTAAGAAACGATGAATCTCCTACATTAACATATAATAAAATAAAAAAACATATATCACAATGTGTTCATATTAAAGTAATATCTGATAAATCACCATGGTTAAATGGAATGAAAAATAAAATATATACTCTTCCTATTTCTCATGGAGAAGGTAGATTTTATGCTAATGAAAAAATCATAAATGTTCTATTTAAAAAAAATCAAATAGCTACACAATATGTAGATTTACAAGGAAATCCTAGTTTAGATAGACTTTATAATCCTAATGGATCTATTGGAGCTGTTGAAGGCTTATTAAGTGAAGATGGAAAAATTTATGGAAGAATGGCACATCCAGAACGTTATGATTATCAATTATTAAAAAATATACCTAATCTTCATAAAGATCCTATTTTTAAAAATGCTGTGCAATATTTTTCATAA